A region of Jonquetella anthropi DSM 22815 DNA encodes the following proteins:
- a CDS encoding YkgJ family cysteine cluster protein, translating into MPETVKQMARALNLTEEAFARTYMTSRWRYPSLASDRSGRCVLLTPSDRCALYELRPVHCRTWPFWPQVLESSQAWQEAAKRCPGMNDGPLIGRQTIMALLDESVRFFMALSEWNLLKKQKGGLLWKP; encoded by the coding sequence CTGCCCGAAACCGTCAAGCAGATGGCCCGCGCGTTGAACCTGACGGAAGAGGCCTTTGCCCGGACGTATATGACGTCGCGGTGGCGGTATCCGAGCCTCGCTTCAGATCGGTCGGGCCGATGTGTCCTGCTGACCCCGTCGGATAGGTGCGCCCTTTATGAGCTCCGTCCGGTTCACTGCCGCACGTGGCCGTTTTGGCCCCAAGTGCTGGAATCATCTCAGGCATGGCAGGAAGCGGCGAAAAGGTGTCCGGGAATGAACGATGGGCCGCTGATCGGGCGGCAGACGATAATGGCGCTGCTTGATGAAAGCGTCCGCTTCTTCATGGCGCTTTCTGAGTGGAACCTATTAAAAAAACAGAAAGGAGGACTGCTGTGGAAACCCTGA
- the rplQ gene encoding 50S ribosomal protein L17, which translates to MRHRVDTRKLGRDTSHRKAMLANLVASLIIEESIETTVTRAKEVRRVAERIITRAKGGSLHDRRLVIARMNHKAAVNKLFDDVAPRYSERPGGYTRIVRTGFRKDDAAPLAIIALV; encoded by the coding sequence ATGAGACACAGAGTGGACACTCGTAAACTGGGGCGCGACACAAGCCACCGCAAGGCAATGCTGGCGAACTTGGTCGCAAGCCTCATCATTGAGGAGAGCATTGAGACGACGGTAACCCGGGCGAAGGAAGTTCGTCGGGTAGCCGAGCGGATCATCACTCGCGCCAAAGGCGGATCGCTTCACGATCGTCGGCTCGTGATCGCCCGAATGAACCACAAAGCGGCTGTCAACAAGCTGTTTGACGACGTGGCGCCCCGTTATTCGGAGAGACCCGGCGGGTACACCAGAATCGTTCGGACCGGCTTCCGCAAGGACGACGCGGCCCCCCTGGCGATCATCGCCCTGGTCTAA
- a CDS encoding DUF3084 domain-containing protein produces the protein METLSSYFGELIDFLSEISWSMIIGVCIGGGILATIGDRVGMKFAKRRVTLFGLRPKSTSTIITGVTGMVISLCVMGALSMTSETVRTALFSMKFLAKQTVELTSQLQASRQEQELSALLAVENQEKLTAKEEELKKLQEQTLELNGQIEPLRKERDELTSQTQDLRSELAGLRQTLSRFQEGRIIMSAGELMGQQVVPESAESADEVRQLVEKLLERIRYETGLRSGVSPSSVKVNVTDDQINQIVNRCRAIASRKVIRATADVNIVAGEEISPVFRVFETELIFRKGEVILERTLHQPNDSDEAERSLSTLLNEVNHMAADSGVLTDPVTGTVGNISANDFFDAVKQIESAKGNAVVTIRADRDIYSEGPVRVDIEVESRDPS, from the coding sequence GTGGAAACCCTGAGCAGTTACTTTGGAGAACTTATCGACTTCTTGTCTGAAATCAGCTGGTCAATGATCATCGGCGTCTGCATCGGCGGAGGAATCTTGGCGACGATTGGCGACCGGGTGGGCATGAAGTTTGCCAAGCGGCGGGTGACGCTGTTCGGCCTCCGCCCCAAGTCAACCAGCACGATCATTACAGGCGTGACCGGCATGGTCATTTCACTGTGCGTCATGGGCGCCCTTTCCATGACCTCTGAAACGGTTCGCACAGCGCTCTTTTCGATGAAGTTTCTCGCCAAACAGACCGTTGAGCTCACGTCCCAGCTTCAGGCCAGCCGCCAGGAACAGGAACTTTCCGCCCTGCTGGCAGTCGAGAACCAAGAGAAGCTGACCGCTAAGGAAGAGGAGCTTAAAAAGTTGCAGGAACAGACGCTTGAGCTAAACGGCCAGATTGAACCGCTGAGAAAAGAGCGGGACGAGCTGACCTCCCAGACGCAGGACCTGCGCAGCGAGCTGGCCGGCCTTAGACAGACGCTCAGCCGCTTTCAGGAAGGGCGGATCATCATGTCCGCTGGCGAACTGATGGGACAGCAGGTCGTTCCGGAAAGCGCGGAGTCAGCCGACGAAGTCCGCCAACTGGTAGAAAAGCTCTTGGAGCGCATTCGGTACGAAACGGGGCTGCGCAGCGGAGTCTCTCCCAGCTCGGTTAAAGTGAACGTCACCGACGACCAGATCAACCAGATCGTCAATCGGTGCAGGGCCATCGCCAGCCGAAAAGTCATCCGGGCAACCGCGGACGTCAACATCGTCGCCGGTGAGGAGATTTCCCCGGTCTTTCGGGTGTTTGAAACCGAGCTTATTTTCAGGAAGGGTGAGGTCATCTTAGAGCGGACCCTTCACCAGCCAAACGACAGCGACGAGGCCGAGCGGTCATTATCGACCCTGCTGAACGAAGTCAACCACATGGCCGCCGACAGTGGAGTGCTGACTGATCCGGTAACCGGCACGGTTGGAAACATCTCGGCCAACGACTTCTTTGACGCGGTCAAGCAAATAGAGTCCGCCAAGGGGAACGCCGTCGTGACCATTCGGGCTGACCGGGACATCTACAGCGAAGGCCCTGTTCGGGTCGATATCGAGGTAGAAAGCAGGGACCCGTCATGA
- a CDS encoding energy-coupling factor transporter ATPase, with protein sequence MSQPPLISVQNLGFTYPGTTVPALTDLTFQVARGEWVALVGSNGSGKSTLARILNALLVPTQGACFVDGMNCSDESLVWEIRRKLSMVFQNPENQIVSTVVEDEVAFGPENLGLPSEEIRRRVDNALEVTGLTEKASKAVYTLSGGQKQRLAIAGALAMKSDCLLLDEPTAMLDPQGRAEVLELLGRLHSLGHSIVLISHHLEEVMAADRVLVLLQGRLVWEGTPEEMLLRPELETLWGLQLPPLYRLRNDLVKSGVLTAGTMADLEALTEALCQYK encoded by the coding sequence ATGAGCCAGCCGCCGCTGATTTCCGTCCAGAATCTCGGCTTCACCTATCCCGGAACGACGGTTCCCGCGTTGACCGACCTGACCTTTCAGGTAGCCCGCGGCGAATGGGTGGCTCTGGTCGGGAGCAACGGCTCAGGAAAATCTACATTAGCCCGAATTCTTAACGCCCTGCTCGTTCCGACGCAGGGCGCTTGTTTTGTGGACGGAATGAACTGTTCCGACGAATCTCTCGTTTGGGAGATTCGCCGGAAACTTTCTATGGTTTTCCAAAACCCTGAAAACCAGATCGTCTCAACGGTTGTAGAAGACGAAGTGGCCTTTGGTCCAGAAAATCTGGGCTTGCCGTCGGAGGAAATTCGCCGGCGAGTGGACAACGCGCTGGAGGTAACCGGCCTGACCGAAAAAGCCTCAAAGGCCGTTTACACGCTTTCAGGCGGACAAAAGCAGAGGCTGGCAATAGCCGGCGCTCTGGCGATGAAAAGCGACTGTCTTCTGCTCGACGAGCCGACCGCCATGCTCGACCCACAAGGGAGAGCGGAGGTCTTGGAGCTGCTGGGACGGCTGCACTCGCTTGGACATTCGATCGTCCTGATCAGCCATCACTTAGAAGAGGTGATGGCTGCCGACCGAGTGCTGGTGCTGCTTCAGGGACGTCTCGTTTGGGAAGGAACGCCCGAAGAGATGCTTCTTCGGCCGGAGCTGGAAACCCTTTGGGGGCTCCAACTTCCCCCCCTGTACCGATTAAGAAATGACCTCGTCAAGTCCGGCGTCCTGACGGCCGGGACGATGGCTGATCTGGAAGCGCTGACGGAGGCTCTATGTCAATACAAATAA
- a CDS encoding GNAT family N-acetyltransferase — translation MTFSKDAPFFYDSACAVTPAELQNLYRYTPWGKSRSCEEIARMLRHTDLCFSARVDDRLVAFCRMLTDFTYRASLWDLMVHPDYQGRGLGTRTLQYALSHPAVRAVPLIVAFSTDLGSFLARQGFVPRDGQMMLLRRPLEYC, via the coding sequence ATGACTTTTTCAAAAGACGCGCCGTTTTTTTACGACAGCGCCTGCGCCGTGACGCCGGCAGAGCTGCAGAACCTGTACCGCTACACCCCGTGGGGCAAAAGCCGGTCCTGTGAGGAAATCGCCAGAATGCTCCGCCACACCGACCTGTGCTTCTCTGCCAGGGTTGATGACCGGCTTGTCGCTTTCTGCCGAATGCTCACCGATTTCACCTATCGGGCTTCCCTGTGGGACCTGATGGTTCATCCCGACTACCAGGGCCGGGGACTTGGCACGCGCACCCTTCAGTACGCGCTGTCCCATCCGGCTGTTCGAGCCGTCCCGCTGATCGTGGCGTTCAGTACCGACTTGGGGAGCTTCCTCGCCCGCCAAGGGTTTGTCCCACGGGACGGACAGATGATGCTGCTTCGCCGTCCGTTGGAATACTGCTGA
- a CDS encoding energy-coupling factor transporter ATPase translates to MSIQINNLSHWYHRGTALETRALSGVSLTIDRGSWVCIVGHTGSGKSTLAQHLNGILLPSSGDVVVDGHRLTSESRGDNLRDVRRSVGLIFQYPEQQLFEETIRAELAFGPKNWGVPDDELEELTTTALRQVGLDESFLDRNPFALSGGQKRRVAIASVLVSKPKYLVLDEPTAGLDGQGRQQLIDLLDRVHAQGTAIIHVTHDLDIAFSRADRILVMLRGEMKIWDEPAKVARWLKDNPTDGLLLPDIIQLELNLAERGLNFPLTSDPEELADAIKESLK, encoded by the coding sequence ATGTCAATACAAATAAACAACCTCAGTCACTGGTACCACCGCGGAACGGCCCTTGAGACGAGGGCCCTGAGCGGCGTATCCCTGACGATTGACAGAGGCAGCTGGGTTTGCATCGTCGGCCATACGGGCAGCGGAAAGTCGACGTTGGCTCAGCACTTGAACGGCATTCTGCTCCCCTCGTCAGGAGATGTAGTCGTCGACGGACACCGGCTCACGTCTGAAAGCCGGGGGGACAATCTGCGGGACGTCCGTCGGTCCGTTGGGCTGATCTTCCAGTACCCAGAACAACAGCTGTTCGAGGAGACAATTCGGGCTGAACTGGCGTTTGGGCCGAAAAACTGGGGCGTGCCGGACGACGAGCTGGAGGAGTTGACGACAACCGCTCTTCGTCAGGTTGGACTCGACGAGTCGTTCCTGGACCGGAACCCTTTCGCCCTCTCAGGAGGGCAGAAGCGGCGGGTAGCTATCGCGTCGGTTTTGGTATCCAAGCCCAAGTACCTCGTCTTAGACGAGCCGACCGCCGGGCTCGACGGACAGGGTCGACAGCAGCTCATTGATCTGTTGGATCGGGTGCACGCTCAGGGAACAGCTATTATCCACGTCACTCATGACTTGGACATCGCGTTCAGCCGGGCGGATCGAATACTCGTCATGCTTCGAGGCGAAATGAAGATATGGGACGAGCCGGCTAAGGTTGCCCGCTGGCTGAAAGACAACCCTACCGACGGCCTGCTGCTGCCCGACATCATTCAGCTGGAGCTGAATCTGGCCGAGCGCGGACTGAACTTCCCTCTGACCAGCGACCCGGAGGAATTGGCGGACGCGATCAAGGAGAGCCTGAAATGA
- a CDS encoding energy-coupling factor transporter transmembrane component T family protein, producing the protein MSFIDNLSIGQYIPANSPVHRLDPRAKIIGLICFLIGIFWASSWYDWLIWWAILIAVLRLARLPVRTVLRSVRPVVFLVVLTMVLNLFWAPGEVLWRWKFLKITDQGIRLAIVMSMRLLLLVLYANLLTLTTRPMELSDGLERLFSPLKAFGFPAHELAMMMTIALRFIPTLLGEADRIMKAQVARGADLDSGSFFKRVKAFLPVLVPLFVIVFQRADDLAVAMESRCYRGGEGRTRMKPFCWNWADSACLAFCLAAAVGQIGLRLALKGA; encoded by the coding sequence ATGAGTTTTATCGACAACCTGAGCATCGGCCAATACATTCCAGCCAACTCACCGGTTCACCGGCTTGACCCTCGGGCTAAAATTATCGGCCTGATTTGTTTCTTGATCGGCATATTCTGGGCAAGCAGCTGGTACGACTGGCTCATCTGGTGGGCGATTCTCATCGCCGTTCTGCGATTGGCCCGCCTTCCTGTCCGCACAGTTCTGCGATCTGTGCGGCCGGTCGTCTTTCTGGTCGTCTTAACCATGGTGCTCAACCTTTTCTGGGCTCCCGGTGAAGTGCTGTGGCGCTGGAAATTTCTCAAAATCACCGACCAGGGAATCCGGCTGGCCATCGTGATGAGCATGAGACTGCTGTTGTTAGTGCTGTACGCCAACCTGTTGACCCTGACGACCCGCCCGATGGAGCTGAGCGACGGACTTGAGCGGCTCTTTTCGCCGCTGAAGGCCTTTGGCTTCCCGGCTCACGAGCTGGCCATGATGATGACCATCGCGCTTCGGTTTATTCCCACGCTTCTGGGCGAAGCCGATCGGATCATGAAAGCTCAGGTAGCCAGAGGGGCGGATCTTGACAGCGGGTCGTTTTTCAAGCGGGTAAAGGCGTTTCTCCCGGTCCTCGTTCCCCTGTTCGTCATCGTCTTTCAGCGGGCCGACGACTTAGCTGTTGCTATGGAGTCGCGCTGTTATCGAGGCGGCGAGGGACGAACCAGAATGAAGCCATTTTGCTGGAATTGGGCGGACTCGGCCTGTTTGGCCTTTTGTCTGGCCGCTGCTGTCGGCCAAATCGGCCTGCGGTTGGCCCTGAAAGGGGCCTAA
- the rpsK gene encoding 30S ribosomal protein S11 — protein sequence MAKSTARKGKRKEKKNISSGVAHIFSTFNNTIVSITDKGGALLAWASGGNVGFKGARKSTPFAAQVASQQAGKVAQDQGMHEIDVVVKGPGPGRESAIRALQAIGLQVNSIKDETPIPHNGCRPPKRRRV from the coding sequence GTGGCTAAAAGCACTGCACGTAAGGGAAAGCGCAAGGAAAAGAAAAATATCAGCTCGGGCGTCGCTCACATTTTCTCGACGTTCAACAACACCATTGTGAGCATCACCGACAAGGGTGGAGCCCTGTTGGCATGGGCTTCTGGCGGCAACGTGGGCTTTAAGGGCGCGAGAAAGTCGACGCCCTTTGCGGCTCAGGTGGCCTCTCAGCAGGCCGGAAAAGTTGCCCAGGATCAGGGCATGCATGAGATTGACGTGGTCGTCAAGGGTCCCGGCCCTGGCCGCGAATCGGCGATTCGAGCGCTGCAGGCGATTGGTCTGCAGGTCAATTCCATCAAGGATGAGACTCCTATTCCGCACAACGGGTGTCGTCCGCCCAAGAGACGTCGCGTCTAA
- a CDS encoding rod shape-determining protein, with amino-acid sequence MFSFGNDIGIDLGTATVLIYVKGKGIVLREPSGVAIDQETGRILAVGYEAKNMVGRTPGNVVSVRPLRDGVIADYTMTEAMLRYFMSKVNTGFRRYFRNRVMICVPSGATDVERRAVLEAAIEVGAREAYFIEEPMAAAIGAGLDVDEARGKMIVDVGGGTTDIAVISLGGIVISKSLRVGGDKLDECIMRYLRKQYNLAIGEQMAENLKILIGSCLPDQEDESEMTLKGRDLVQGLPRQIEISSRSVCSAIIERVQSIVDGVRSVLETTPPELSADIIDQGIVLTGGGALLRGLPELISRNTGIRCIVADKPTECVALGTGMALANLNRIANCGYSGISAARRRRRH; translated from the coding sequence ATGTTTTCATTCGGTAATGACATCGGCATCGACCTCGGCACTGCAACTGTTCTAATCTACGTCAAGGGTAAGGGAATCGTTCTGCGCGAGCCCTCCGGCGTGGCAATCGATCAAGAGACCGGCCGCATTCTGGCGGTAGGGTATGAAGCGAAAAACATGGTCGGCAGGACTCCGGGCAACGTCGTGTCTGTCAGGCCCCTCCGCGACGGCGTCATTGCGGACTACACGATGACCGAGGCAATGCTCAGGTACTTTATGAGCAAGGTAAACACGGGTTTTCGCCGGTATTTCAGGAACCGCGTGATGATCTGTGTCCCGTCCGGCGCCACGGACGTGGAACGGCGGGCCGTTTTGGAAGCTGCCATTGAAGTCGGCGCCCGCGAGGCGTATTTCATCGAAGAGCCAATGGCGGCGGCAATCGGCGCCGGGCTGGACGTGGACGAGGCGCGAGGGAAAATGATCGTCGACGTCGGCGGCGGAACGACCGATATTGCGGTCATATCCTTAGGCGGCATCGTCATATCCAAGTCGCTGAGAGTCGGCGGCGACAAGCTGGACGAGTGCATCATGCGGTATCTGCGCAAACAGTACAATTTGGCAATCGGCGAGCAAATGGCCGAGAACTTGAAAATCCTCATCGGCTCGTGCCTTCCTGACCAAGAGGACGAGAGCGAGATGACCCTCAAGGGCCGGGACCTGGTCCAAGGGCTGCCCCGTCAGATCGAGATCAGCAGCCGAAGCGTCTGCTCGGCCATCATCGAACGGGTTCAGTCCATTGTCGACGGAGTGCGTAGCGTGTTGGAGACGACGCCGCCAGAGTTGTCGGCCGACATTATCGACCAAGGCATAGTCCTGACCGGCGGCGGTGCTCTGTTAAGAGGGTTGCCAGAGCTCATCAGCCGCAACACTGGCATTCGGTGCATCGTTGCCGATAAGCCAACCGAATGCGTCGCGCTTGGCACGGGCATGGCTTTGGCGAACTTGAACAGGATTGCCAACTGCGGCTACAGCGGCATCAGCGCGGCCCGGCGCCGCCGGCGGCACTGA
- the truA gene encoding tRNA pseudouridine(38-40) synthase TruA produces MPRYALTVAYDGSKLFGWQIQPGVSSVQGELTRALSLLNGGPVTVTGAGRTDAGVHARGQVASVWLNRPWRGDKLRLAVNANVPDGICVSRVRPCSPSFDARRDAQWRLYRYCVWLASWCPPQIEPWVWWNKVSHWDMDLFAAGCRLLEGRHDFSAFCRQSEVPENPWRRLYSVRFRRRGPLVVVAVCGDAFLTNMVRIMMGNLDDVSRGKRSLDWLAGLLEGGRRSSSAMTAPPSGLTFWRVGYRPKAR; encoded by the coding sequence GTGCCTCGGTATGCCCTGACAGTCGCCTACGACGGTTCAAAACTTTTCGGCTGGCAAATACAGCCCGGCGTCAGTTCAGTGCAAGGTGAGCTGACCCGGGCTCTGTCCCTTCTGAACGGCGGTCCAGTGACGGTTACAGGCGCCGGTCGAACCGACGCCGGAGTTCACGCTCGAGGACAGGTGGCTTCGGTGTGGCTGAACAGGCCGTGGCGCGGCGATAAGCTCCGTTTGGCAGTCAACGCCAACGTCCCTGACGGGATCTGCGTCTCTCGGGTTAGGCCGTGTTCTCCGTCGTTTGACGCCCGCCGGGACGCCCAGTGGCGGCTTTATCGATACTGCGTCTGGCTGGCATCGTGGTGTCCGCCTCAGATCGAACCGTGGGTCTGGTGGAACAAAGTCTCCCACTGGGACATGGATTTGTTCGCCGCCGGATGCCGTCTGCTGGAGGGGCGTCATGATTTTTCGGCGTTCTGCCGTCAGAGCGAGGTTCCGGAAAACCCGTGGCGGCGGCTGTACAGCGTCCGCTTTCGCCGCCGTGGTCCGCTGGTCGTCGTCGCCGTGTGCGGTGACGCCTTCTTGACGAACATGGTTCGGATCATGATGGGCAACTTGGACGACGTATCGCGGGGAAAACGTTCCCTAGACTGGTTGGCCGGCCTTTTGGAAGGCGGCCGGCGCAGCAGTTCGGCAATGACTGCCCCCCCCAGCGGACTGACATTTTGGCGTGTTGGCTATCGCCCCAAAGCACGGTAA
- the rpmJ gene encoding 50S ribosomal protein L36, with amino-acid sequence MKVKSSVKPICEYCRVIRRNGVVRVICSRDPRHKQRQGARR; translated from the coding sequence ATGAAAGTTAAATCTTCGGTGAAACCGATATGTGAGTATTGTCGTGTGATCAGACGCAACGGGGTCGTCCGTGTGATCTGCAGCCGTGACCCTAGACACAAACAACGTCAGGGCGCTAGGAGGTAA
- the infA gene encoding translation initiation factor IF-1 produces the protein MGNKDGVIEVRGEVAEPLPNAMFRVKLENNHLILAHVSGKMRMHFIRILPGDKVLVELSPYDLTRGRIIYRYK, from the coding sequence ATGGGCAATAAAGACGGCGTGATCGAAGTTCGGGGCGAAGTGGCGGAACCGTTGCCGAATGCGATGTTTCGAGTGAAGCTGGAGAATAATCACCTCATCCTGGCCCACGTTTCGGGCAAGATGAGAATGCATTTCATCAGGATTCTGCCCGGAGACAAGGTACTGGTAGAGCTGTCACCCTATGACTTGACCAGGGGGCGCATCATCTATCGCTACAAATGA
- a CDS encoding DNA-directed RNA polymerase subunit alpha, whose translation MCPEIRVEECTPTKARLIIGPLERGYGVTIGNALRRVLLSSIKGAGVTAVRVEGALHEFTTLPGVREDIIELQLNLKHIPVRSHSVEVRVLRLEATGPKKVTVADIQPDSEIEFIDPNFYICTLAEGHSISMELYIEQGVGYATADRPRPDYLPVDALMVDPNFAPISRVKYDVQAERVGHKTDYEKVVMDIYSNGVIAPDMAVAEAAKLLREYFSIVVKEILKRYPASAEMAASPVEMEQEQPSLGQAIVHSDDGAENSLLGHGVRDLELSIRSENCLLRGGIHTIGELVSRSKEELLKIRNLGKISLREIEEKMAKYNLSLADDKGTSEEKLGKED comes from the coding sequence ATGTGTCCTGAGATCCGAGTCGAGGAATGCACGCCAACGAAGGCCCGCTTAATTATCGGGCCTCTCGAGCGCGGCTACGGAGTGACGATTGGCAACGCTTTGCGTCGGGTTCTGCTTTCCTCAATTAAGGGAGCCGGTGTGACAGCCGTGCGGGTCGAAGGCGCTTTGCACGAGTTCACGACGCTTCCCGGTGTCCGAGAGGACATCATCGAGCTTCAGCTGAACCTCAAACACATTCCCGTGCGGTCCCACAGCGTCGAAGTGAGAGTGCTGAGACTGGAAGCGACCGGCCCCAAGAAGGTCACCGTCGCCGATATCCAGCCAGACAGCGAGATCGAGTTCATCGATCCCAACTTCTACATCTGCACTCTTGCTGAGGGGCATTCGATTTCCATGGAGCTGTACATCGAGCAGGGCGTTGGCTACGCGACGGCTGACCGTCCGCGCCCCGACTACCTTCCTGTGGACGCGCTCATGGTTGATCCCAACTTTGCGCCGATTAGCCGAGTCAAATACGATGTTCAGGCTGAACGGGTCGGCCACAAGACCGACTACGAGAAAGTCGTTATGGACATCTATTCCAACGGAGTTATCGCTCCTGACATGGCAGTTGCTGAAGCGGCCAAGCTGCTGCGGGAGTACTTCAGCATTGTCGTCAAGGAGATTCTGAAGCGCTATCCGGCGTCAGCTGAGATGGCGGCGTCGCCGGTCGAGATGGAGCAGGAGCAACCGTCTCTGGGCCAGGCGATCGTTCACAGTGACGACGGAGCGGAGAACTCGCTGTTGGGACATGGCGTTCGTGATTTGGAGCTGTCTATCCGCAGCGAGAACTGCCTGCTGCGAGGCGGCATCCACACCATCGGCGAATTGGTGAGCCGCAGCAAAGAAGAACTGCTGAAGATCAGAAACCTCGGGAAAATTTCCCTGCGTGAGATCGAGGAGAAAATGGCGAAATACAATCTCTCCTTGGCCGATGACAAGGGAACCTCGGAAGAGAAACTCGGTAAGGAGGATTAA
- the map gene encoding type I methionyl aminopeptidase produces MISLKTAKALEKMRVAGKIVTEVLMTMKDFVKPGVTTGEIDRLAEKIIRDMGATPSEKGYRVPGIPDPYPASVCTSINDEVVHGIPSDGRFLEEGDIVSVDVMACYDGYHGDACFTYPVGTISAQRQQLLDVTRGSLEAAIAVVRSGATVGDIGHAVESFVLPKGYGIVREYAGHGIGKRPHEAPTVLNYGAPGTGVTLIKGMTIAIEPMILAGGEALKEGPDGWLVSTADGKDAAHFEKTVLVTSDGAEILTPWN; encoded by the coding sequence ATGATCTCCCTGAAAACGGCAAAAGCTCTTGAAAAGATGCGTGTCGCCGGGAAAATTGTGACGGAAGTCCTCATGACGATGAAGGATTTCGTCAAACCCGGCGTCACCACCGGCGAGATTGACCGGCTGGCGGAAAAAATCATCCGGGACATGGGCGCGACGCCTTCCGAAAAGGGGTACCGCGTTCCCGGCATACCGGATCCTTATCCCGCCTCGGTCTGCACCTCGATCAACGACGAGGTCGTTCATGGCATCCCGAGCGACGGTCGATTTCTCGAGGAAGGTGACATTGTAAGCGTTGACGTGATGGCCTGTTACGACGGATATCACGGAGACGCGTGCTTCACTTACCCGGTAGGAACAATATCGGCGCAGCGGCAACAACTTCTTGACGTTACCCGCGGAAGCCTGGAAGCGGCGATCGCGGTTGTCAGATCCGGCGCTACTGTTGGAGACATCGGGCACGCGGTTGAATCGTTCGTTCTTCCGAAGGGATATGGAATTGTGCGTGAATATGCCGGACACGGCATTGGCAAGCGGCCTCACGAAGCGCCGACGGTGCTGAATTATGGGGCTCCCGGTACGGGGGTTACTCTCATCAAGGGAATGACCATTGCCATTGAGCCGATGATTTTGGCAGGAGGCGAAGCCCTCAAGGAAGGGCCCGACGGTTGGCTCGTTTCGACAGCCGACGGGAAAGACGCAGCGCACTTTGAAAAAACGGTGTTGGTCACTTCAGACGGCGCCGAGATTCTTACTCCCTGGAACTGA
- a CDS encoding ComF family protein, whose product MDLAGALCHLLWPQQCVSCGAPGEALCSDCEAMLPPRLSPVCLVCGAPAPCKTHGVKYVLHSRTPHEGTARELVLKSKYGRWGELAYRLGQLAAEGVELSPGNWSVAAVPPRRYFWKTSFPHTLWLRRGAAAQLKLPQSSPLRWNARTERQTEKKTRTARLAMNPKSFAAADCEAKDFILIDDVTTTGTTLRLAAKTLYAAGARRVACLSWSRALSD is encoded by the coding sequence ATGGATCTCGCCGGAGCGCTCTGCCATCTTCTGTGGCCGCAGCAGTGCGTCTCGTGCGGAGCCCCCGGCGAAGCGCTCTGTTCGGACTGTGAGGCCATGCTGCCTCCCCGGCTCAGCCCGGTTTGCCTTGTCTGCGGCGCGCCGGCGCCGTGTAAGACTCATGGCGTCAAATACGTCCTGCACTCTCGAACGCCCCACGAGGGAACGGCCAGAGAGCTGGTCCTGAAGTCCAAATACGGCCGGTGGGGAGAACTGGCATACCGCCTTGGACAGCTCGCCGCTGAAGGCGTAGAGCTTTCGCCGGGGAATTGGTCGGTTGCGGCGGTGCCGCCGCGGCGGTACTTTTGGAAGACAAGCTTTCCCCATACCCTTTGGCTGAGACGCGGCGCAGCGGCTCAGCTGAAACTGCCGCAAAGCAGCCCGCTGAGATGGAACGCCCGGACAGAGCGTCAGACGGAGAAGAAAACGCGGACCGCTCGCTTGGCGATGAACCCGAAGAGCTTCGCCGCAGCGGATTGTGAGGCGAAGGACTTCATCTTGATTGATGACGTGACGACCACCGGCACGACCCTACGCCTAGCGGCAAAGACGCTGTACGCTGCCGGGGCCCGTCGGGTCGCCTGTCTCAGCTGGTCGAGAGCGCTTTCGGACTGA
- the rpsM gene encoding 30S ribosomal protein S13, translating into MARIAGVDLPRDKRVEIGLTYIYGIGVATSRKILETTGVNPDTRVKDLTEEEEQKLRTEIVNNHTVEGDLRRERTMNIKRLVDIGCYRGLRHKQGLPVRGQRTKTNARTCKGPRRTVAGKKNS; encoded by the coding sequence ATGGCTCGAATTGCTGGAGTTGATCTTCCCAGAGACAAACGGGTAGAGATCGGACTTACGTACATTTATGGCATCGGAGTTGCCACGTCGCGTAAGATCCTCGAAACCACCGGAGTGAACCCTGACACCCGAGTCAAGGATCTGACTGAGGAAGAGGAGCAGAAGCTCCGTACGGAAATCGTGAACAATCATACAGTCGAAGGCGACCTTCGCCGCGAGCGGACGATGAACATCAAGCGTCTCGTGGATATCGGCTGTTATCGTGGGCTTCGCCACAAACAGGGGTTGCCGGTTCGTGGTCAGCGGACCAAGACGAACGCTCGGACGTGCAAGGGGCCTCGTCGTACTGTAGCAGGCAAAAAGAATAGCTGA